The genomic DNA AAAGACGTATCTGGTTCATACATGATGATATACGAGGGCCGAAGCTCTGCCAGCATAGAATCATCGTTGAATCGATCGTATTGCTGAATAACAACCAGCTGACCACTGTCCATGACCTGTAACCGAGAGAATACTTCGCTAATGTGAAGAATATCcttatcttcttcaacatgaTCCTGAGAAATTAATCTCATTATATCGTCATCAAGTCCATCTGCGTCAATAGGGGTGTCTTCAGCAATGGTCTCTTCAAATTCAGGAAGCGACAAAGACGGGGACACCGATCTACCAGCAGCCGATGCAACGACCGACCCTCCTCTTACTCGACGACGTTTATTACGTGAGAAAGGGGCTCGATTAGATGAAGTTGAATCATTGCCAGTGTTCGTTGCGCTCTCTCCAGTACTAGCCACCCCAGTTAGATTTTCGCCACGTGGAGCACAGCTCCTCCGTTTCTGAAGTAACATCTTATTCAAATCGATATAAAATTGTAAACGTTCTTTCATATAAATTTGTCCGGGCGGGATACTTTCGTTATCGTTTTGAGGTTCGTTCTTCGCTTTGCCAACGGTGTCTATATATGCCTTGAGCTGCGTAActgttcttttttctttgcaCATAATAAGAACCGGCCCTCCTGTTTCATCGGGGTTGCTGTTACTTTTCTCAGCAGAAATCTCCTCCAAGATATTCATCAAATGGTACCATTTAGGTAGTTCTTCTATAATAGCTGGTCTAGTAGAATCCTTGGATTTTTTACCGTATACTCTTTCCTTTGCAAGCTGAAATAGCATTGAACCAGCATCTTCAAGAAGCCATTGCGAAACATCCCTAGTGGATTTTGTAGCTGATTTTGATATCTCAATCAAGCGTTGCAAAAATGCTACACTATCTAGTGATAACACATCATCCAACAGCTGTTCAAGAACTGCCAGATCACCCACAGCATGACGAGCGTCGTATGACAATAAATGCCAATAAGGGCGAAGTTCAAATCTGACTTGCCGAGAAAGTTTCATAGAGAGTGCATTATCAAGGTTCCACTCCTCTGTACTAATCACCTTTATTGACGCGGTTGTCCTCTTAATCCTACTTATACAGGACTCTATACTGTCCATAATTGCCGTTTGAATTCTTCGTACAGCCTCTGACTTCTCTACCTGAATCTCAATGATTTCGTTGCGTTTTCTGCCCCGACCTGTTTGTAGCAATGAGTCGGTAACTTCTATATGATATCTCGGCCATAGTAAAACCCTCTTAATAGAcaaatttttcaatttggCTGCTAGCGGCTGTAGGGTACCACTTGTACCAAATCCTTCGGGATTTTCTGTCAGAGCTTTGATAAATCCTCTTGTGTTTTTTGATCTATAGAGTCGAATAACCCACTCCAAATAGTGCTTATCGACTCTCCTATCAGAATCGAATGCGACTATTCCAGTGACTTTTGAGCAGTCAATTGCTCCTGAGAGCATATCAACAACCAGTGCTTGATATCTTACGGAGAATATGCCGCCTCTTTTATACAACTTCTCACGCTGGTTTAAAGTTGTCGTTTCATTACTCACTATCGTCAAGCCCCTATGGCAGCTAGTCAATGGGTCAGCCAATTGTGATAATTGCCACAATTCTTGAGATATCCGAgaattttcaatatcat from Sugiyamaella lignohabitans strain CBS 10342 chromosome D, complete sequence includes the following:
- the RAD1 gene encoding ssDNA endodeoxyribonuclease RAD1 → MSEFEEDDENDLFVRQENDFYQSQSLIEAVENERNGTTVEGYTYDGTNLSQAETPSHESKGPTNGLKTTTTTSGNHIITLHETEHESATLRDDIYNSEELFKSVVLSTPLSFQKTIIRDMLADDALLVLGRGLGLHLIAANILHALDVAGTTTAKSIADESTIENGTRQSRSSLVLLIGTNDIENSRISQELWQLSQLADPLTSCHRGLTIVSNETTTLNQREKLYKRGGIFSVRYQALVVDMLSGAIDCSKVTGIVAFDSDRRVDKHYLEWVIRLYRSKNTRGFIKALTENPEGFGTSGTLQPLAAKLKNLSIKRVLLWPRYHIEVTDSLLQTGRGRKRNEIIEIQVEKSEAVRRIQTAIMDSIESCISRIKRTTASIKVISTEEWNLDNALSMKLSRQVRFELRPYWHLLSYDARHAVGDLAVLEQLLDDVLSLDSVAFLQRLIEISKSATKSTRDVSQWLLEDAGSMLFQLAKERVYGKKSKDSTRPAIIEELPKWYHLMNILEEISAEKSNSNPDETGGPVLIMCKEKRTVTQLKAYIDTVGKAKNEPQNDNESIPPGQIYMKERLQFYIDLNKMLLQKRRSCAPRGENLTGVASTGESATNTGNDSTSSNRAPFSRNKRRRVRGGSVVASAAGRSVSPSLSLPEFEETIAEDTPIDADGLDDDIMRLISQDHVEEDKDILHISEVFSRLQVMDSGQLVVIQQYDRFNDDSMLAELRPSYIIMYEPDTSFFRRIEVTRASNPDRQIKAYFMFHKESVEEQRFLSEIRREKDAFTRLIREKANMAIHLETEKDTAARLTNNSTLLRNFSTRIAGGGQLGFNTNKPRVVVDVRELKAPLPAVLDFNNVEVVPMTLTVGDYILSPEICVERKSITDFIQSMKSGRLHEQCTAMCRYYEFPAVLIEFDDLDSFSFNSVGNSGPQPRSMGTADIDRFLSENDSLRTQISLLILQHPKLSLLWSPSPNDSAEIFARLKNERDEPDPALCARIGVSGGGNSIDYNIAAIDTLLAMPGITTNNYALITRKVPNIRTLCSMSEEDISAIIGKEAAAKLYRFFNETVQ